The following proteins come from a genomic window of Dysidea avara chromosome 12, odDysAvar1.4, whole genome shotgun sequence:
- the LOC136240889 gene encoding uncharacterized protein has protein sequence MGVHVLMLLLAIATCSDAASLEPTCVKIDECSCHLTGVEQPGVIDLHSLVSGEHEPTFTIQAKSEQTNLTYNYSYNPCMIFSTNSCPNTSMCQTGDKVESYNLGNLETVEFVFRVTSVFAVYHSKHDDKHGQNRTSEVELICDEDEMKGRFEYDHELSERHYMFKLFTQCACPGKCTSSQTECQAKDLCSCEMSDGSGTINLHSLDNATSPLRDEASPTNTFLYNPCSPITKPDCKGNSLCEEKGDDLVGLGMANSAKFVQNNNQLSIQYTGPNGNMSYVNLFCDENQRNKPFCRAVGKGNMYDLYSVCACPNGCSGPPSNGTCDQTDSCTCKSTSDGAVINLHDLDNPSTPLTAEDNEGYFYYYNPCSGIKLQNTLGKCNGVAACQYDPYHGLYYDIGNIGPEIHYNATSKSFTFHYTGGQENRSFDVRMICDPDVASTILLPDDDIPKGVTMYPLKLISKYACPQ, from the coding sequence ATGGGTGTGCACGTGCTTATGCTTTTACTGGCCATTGCAACCTGTTCTGATGCTGCATCACTTGAGCCAACATGTGTCAAAATTGATGAGTGTTCATGTCACTTAACGGGAGTGGAACAACCTGGAGTGATTGATTTACATAGCCTGGTTAGTGGTGAACACGAGCCAACTTTTACCATTCAAGCAAAATCTGAACAAACTAACCTGACATATAACTACTCTTACAATCCATGCATGATTTTCTCCACTAATAGTTGTCCAAATACTAGTATGTGTCAGACCGGTGATAAAGTGGAATCATACAACTTAGGAAATCTTGAAACTGTTGAGTTTGTGTTTCGAGTCACTTCTGTCTTTGCAGTTTATCACTCTAAACATGATGACAAACATGGACAAAACAGAACATCAGAAGTGGAGTTGATATGTGATGAAGATGAAATGAAAGGAAGATTTGAATATGATCATGAGCTTAGTGAACGTCATTACATGTTTAAGCTTTTCACTCAATGTGCCTGTCCTGGAAAGTGTACATCTTCACAAACTGAATGTCAAGCTAAGGATTTGTGTAGTTGCGAAATGTCAGATGGATCTGGTACAATTAACCTTCATTCCCTTGATAATGCAACAAGCCCACTAAGAGATGAAGCAAGTCCAACAAATACCTTTCTATACAATCCTTGTTCACCTATCACTAAACCTGACTGTAAGGGTAACTCACTGTGTGAAGAAAAAGGAGATGATCTTGTTGGTTTAGGTATGGCAAATTCTGCAAAATTCGTACAGAATAACAATCAACTTAGCATACAATATACTGGGCCAAATGGCAATATGTCATATGTAAATTTGTTTTGTGATGAGAACCAAAGAAATAAGCCATTCTGTAGAGCAGTTGGCAAAGGAAACATGTACGATCTCTACAGTGTGTGTGCCTGTCCTAATGGTTGCAGTGGTCCACCATCAAATGGAACATGTGACCAAACTGACTCATGTACCTGTAAGAGCACTAGTGATGGTGCAGTGATCAACCTTCATGATCTAGACAACCCATCTACACCACTGACTGCAGAAGACAATGAAGGTTACTTTTACTACTACAATCCTTGCAGTGGAATAAAACTACAGAACACTTTAGGAAAATGTAATGGAGTGGCTGCCTGTCAATATGATCCCTACCATGGTTTGTACTATGATATTGGAAATATTGGCCCCGAAATACATTACAATGCTACCTCAAAGTCTTTTACATTTCATTACACTGGAGGTCAAGAAAATCGTTCTTTTGATGTGAGGATGATATGTGATCCTGATGTTGCTAGTACAATACTTTTGCCAGATGATGATATACCTAAAGGTGTTACTATGTATCCTCTTAAGCTAATTTCCAAGTATGCATGCCCACAGTAA